The following proteins are co-located in the Hydrogenobacter hydrogenophilus genome:
- a CDS encoding acylphosphatase yields MVAYRVYVSGIVQGVGFRAYTKNLAESYGLDGWVRNMPDGRVEIFVQGDKDLVWDFLKRVSDGPPLSKVELIQIQKEVVKDEERGFSIRY; encoded by the coding sequence ATGGTTGCGTACAGGGTCTATGTAAGCGGTATTGTTCAAGGAGTAGGTTTTAGGGCATACACAAAAAACCTTGCGGAAAGCTACGGTCTTGACGGATGGGTCAGAAACATGCCAGATGGAAGAGTGGAAATTTTTGTGCAGGGAGACAAAGATTTAGTATGGGACTTTTTAAAAAGGGTATCGGATGGTCCACCCCTTTCAAAGGTGGAACTCATCCAGATACAGAAGGAGGTGGTAAAAGATGAAGAAAGAGGTTTTAGTATTAGGTATTAG